In one window of Spartinivicinus marinus DNA:
- a CDS encoding N-acetylmuramoyl-L-alanine amidase gives MNITKLVVHCSDSPNNLDISAKDIHLWHLERGWSGIGYHKVIKRDGTIENGRPEYWVGAHVKGHNSHSLGVCLVGRDQFTDAQLDSLDKVIIDWHIKYPDAEVVGHCDLDSGKNCPNFNIKRWMRIIQ, from the coding sequence ATGAACATCACCAAACTCGTCGTCCACTGCTCAGACTCTCCTAACAACCTAGATATCTCCGCCAAAGATATTCACCTATGGCACCTTGAAAGAGGCTGGTCAGGTATTGGGTATCATAAAGTAATTAAACGAGATGGTACTATCGAAAATGGTCGGCCTGAATATTGGGTCGGGGCGCATGTTAAAGGTCACAATAGTCATAGCTTGGGTGTTTGTTTGGTAGGTAGAGATCAGTTTACTGATGCTCAGCTTGATAGTTTAGATAAAGTGATTATCGACTGGCACATTAAATACCCTGATGCTGAAGTGGTTGGGCATTGTGATTTAGATTCGGGTAAGAACTGTCCTAATTTCAATATTAAAAGGTGGATGAGGATAATTCAGTAA
- a CDS encoding VRR-NUC domain-containing protein codes for MRDIEGKEQADLFRWLHGNYPDVYRHAFHVPNGGHRHVAVANKLKQQGVKAGVPDIFIMMPRGGYHGLVIEFKASPPAKTQVSANQKEWLNRLADQGYLAVLCRGIEAAKQQIQDYLMLTENKKIA; via the coding sequence ATGCGTGATATCGAAGGAAAAGAACAAGCCGATTTATTTCGTTGGTTACATGGCAACTACCCTGATGTTTATCGTCATGCCTTTCATGTGCCTAATGGTGGCCATCGACATGTGGCAGTGGCAAACAAATTAAAACAGCAAGGGGTTAAGGCTGGGGTACCTGATATTTTTATCATGATGCCCCGTGGTGGTTACCATGGTTTGGTCATTGAGTTTAAAGCCAGTCCACCCGCTAAGACACAAGTGTCAGCCAATCAAAAAGAATGGTTAAACCGATTAGCTGATCAAGGTTACCTAGCCGTCTTGTGTCGTGGAATAGAAGCCGCTAAGCAACAGATTCAAGATTACTTAATGCTAACTGAAAATAAAAAAATAGCATAA
- a CDS encoding PriCT-2 domain-containing protein encodes MQFTLLPASHEAKGCLCSENSWPDFYKHYLSNHQVRPLKEGPLFCPTIFKDNHRCLANAISAQFIVFDYDNKIGKERSNSPALPDDVAFELEGYAWACYSTYSHQDDWPKWRLVIPLDRPIKPFEWEAVWTGAFYTLGGDSNNIDTSCKDMSRAFWLPACHPERKDQVFTEFYEGTFISVEKLIEASGLIPKAPEPEAPTIPKNRASTLPLATLRDVCDALQYIDPTPYEDWVKVGMALYNLNNDETGFSLWQQWSSQASNYDAKAIKEMPAKWKSFGNRPNEIQLETLFYRAKESGWPGNQQPVKSNLVDNLLKKQQEQLTIPDEKIFKQEHHQPQFPSHLLTVGGMLGLVSDLINRTATKVQPVFSLCAAIMLVGLLTNRKFCTPTGLRLNEYIVCLGPTGSGKDHPRKALKKILHDLQLTDYLGGERVASGQGLLSRVKNNPNVLFPIDEMGLLLQSVMHTNASNHEAQIITNLMQLYTSAASIFIGTEYADQKNKPRQDIEYPHVFLYGSSATEEFWRALESKNVLSGFVSRMLITQTSDEYPADNEFQQIDIKAPEELKEWWKEVSNLSGDDGNLVGLSPDKPIRLLFDKPAKELVDHYNRDIIHSALKQGNEVDRALFSRAFEHVSKLASIRALSNNPKSRYIQLDDVKWAMDFVSYSINVTRFAAQNRMADSEYQKNYNEILEAFRCAGNKGITEREFNRGVFSKWSKKVRMEIRDTLIAAELIKYGRVEGIAGRPRHAFVAMQAE; translated from the coding sequence ATGCAATTTACCTTATTGCCCGCCTCACATGAGGCTAAGGGCTGCCTGTGCTCGGAAAACTCCTGGCCAGACTTTTATAAGCACTATTTATCGAATCACCAAGTCAGACCGTTAAAAGAAGGTCCGTTATTTTGTCCGACTATTTTTAAAGACAATCACCGTTGTTTGGCGAATGCCATTAGCGCGCAGTTTATTGTTTTTGACTACGACAATAAAATAGGTAAAGAAAGGTCTAATTCACCAGCATTACCTGATGATGTCGCTTTTGAATTAGAGGGTTATGCCTGGGCGTGTTATTCCACTTATAGTCATCAAGACGACTGGCCGAAGTGGCGTTTAGTGATTCCATTAGACCGCCCGATTAAGCCTTTTGAATGGGAAGCCGTTTGGACTGGTGCTTTTTACACATTAGGTGGTGATTCAAATAATATCGATACCAGCTGTAAAGACATGAGCCGTGCGTTTTGGTTACCGGCTTGCCATCCTGAACGTAAAGACCAAGTCTTCACCGAATTTTATGAGGGGACTTTTATTAGTGTTGAAAAACTAATAGAAGCCTCTGGTCTTATTCCTAAAGCACCCGAGCCAGAAGCGCCAACCATTCCTAAAAATAGAGCATCGACTTTACCACTGGCAACGCTTCGGGATGTGTGCGATGCCTTGCAATACATTGACCCCACCCCTTATGAAGATTGGGTCAAAGTGGGCATGGCACTTTATAACTTAAATAATGATGAAACCGGTTTCAGTCTATGGCAGCAGTGGTCTAGTCAAGCCAGTAATTATGACGCTAAGGCTATAAAGGAGATGCCGGCTAAATGGAAAAGCTTTGGCAACCGACCCAATGAAATTCAGTTAGAAACACTTTTTTATAGAGCCAAAGAAAGTGGCTGGCCTGGTAATCAACAACCGGTCAAAAGTAACTTGGTGGATAACTTACTTAAAAAGCAACAGGAGCAATTAACCATTCCTGATGAGAAGATTTTTAAGCAAGAACACCATCAGCCCCAATTTCCTAGTCATTTATTAACTGTGGGGGGAATGTTGGGCTTGGTATCCGATTTAATCAATCGCACGGCTACCAAAGTACAACCGGTCTTTTCGTTATGTGCAGCCATTATGTTGGTGGGTTTACTGACTAATCGAAAGTTTTGCACACCCACAGGCTTACGACTGAATGAGTATATTGTGTGTCTGGGGCCAACGGGTTCAGGTAAAGATCATCCCCGTAAAGCCCTTAAAAAAATTCTGCATGATTTACAGCTAACCGATTACTTAGGTGGTGAACGGGTGGCGAGTGGTCAAGGCTTATTATCGCGCGTTAAAAACAATCCGAACGTATTATTTCCTATTGATGAAATGGGGCTGCTCCTTCAGTCGGTCATGCATACGAATGCTTCCAACCATGAAGCACAGATCATTACCAACTTAATGCAGTTGTATACCAGTGCAGCTTCTATCTTTATAGGTACAGAATACGCGGATCAAAAAAATAAGCCACGCCAGGATATTGAGTATCCCCATGTGTTTTTATATGGTTCTTCCGCCACTGAAGAATTCTGGCGAGCCTTAGAATCCAAAAATGTGTTGTCTGGATTTGTGAGTCGGATGTTAATCACCCAAACCAGCGATGAATATCCAGCCGATAATGAATTCCAACAAATCGACATTAAAGCACCAGAAGAATTAAAAGAATGGTGGAAAGAGGTCAGTAACTTATCTGGTGACGATGGTAATTTAGTGGGACTGTCACCAGACAAACCGATTCGCTTGTTATTTGATAAGCCCGCGAAAGAATTAGTGGACCACTATAACCGTGATATCATTCACTCAGCATTAAAACAAGGCAATGAAGTTGACCGTGCACTTTTTTCGCGTGCTTTTGAACATGTGAGTAAACTAGCTTCCATCAGAGCGCTCAGTAATAACCCTAAATCTAGATATATCCAATTAGATGATGTAAAGTGGGCAATGGACTTTGTGTCGTATAGTATTAATGTTACTCGATTTGCTGCCCAAAACCGAATGGCGGATAGTGAATATCAAAAGAACTACAACGAAATATTAGAAGCTTTTCGATGCGCAGGTAATAAAGGCATTACTGAACGCGAATTTAATCGCGGTGTCTTCTCTAAGTGGTCTAAAAAAGTCAGGATGGAAATCAGGGATACACTCATTGCGGCTGAGTTAATTAAGTATGGCCGTGTAGAAGGTATTGCTGGTCGCCCTCGTCATGCATTTGTTGCCATGCAAGCTGAATAA
- a CDS encoding helix-turn-helix domain-containing protein — translation MSEKKSELKDRIKSVRKFRLFTQEELGQKLGVTKSAVAAWETGRNSPAPLMLKELSKLLNCSLEWLSSDESEITGQWAERIKVEHPDKVDNENYDRNRIMEDVSYVATNITRLGLEDKLTQSDMKLLKSIIDIIEEREEINNTSK, via the coding sequence ATGAGCGAGAAAAAAAGCGAGCTGAAAGATAGAATTAAATCGGTTAGAAAGTTCCGGCTTTTCACACAAGAAGAGTTAGGGCAGAAGCTTGGTGTTACAAAGTCAGCTGTTGCCGCATGGGAAACTGGTAGAAACTCTCCAGCTCCATTAATGCTAAAAGAGCTTAGTAAGCTCCTAAATTGCTCTTTAGAATGGCTATCATCAGATGAAAGTGAAATTACTGGTCAATGGGCTGAACGAATAAAAGTAGAGCACCCAGACAAAGTAGATAATGAGAACTATGACCGTAATAGAATCATGGAAGATGTAAGTTATGTTGCAACTAATATTACTCGGCTTGGACTTGAGGATAAGCTCACTCAGTCCGATATGAAACTGCTCAAATCAATTATTGATATTATTGAAGAGCGTGAAGAAATTAATAATACATCCAAGTAA
- a CDS encoding helix-turn-helix transcriptional regulator: protein MDGNVISEGHWQANLNNPHLAPRETLYCFGLLAGKSDKQIARDCEVSPGTVTQRIKTVHYKLQTHNRAHLVAELIRLKVVTPLMMVLAAITLPEVPLLAQDDDPNQPRQVRITQRPVRRNDDLTTLYV from the coding sequence ATGGACGGTAACGTAATCTCAGAAGGACACTGGCAAGCGAACCTGAACAATCCGCATCTTGCCCCACGGGAAACGTTGTACTGCTTCGGTCTCCTAGCGGGTAAGTCTGACAAGCAGATCGCCCGCGATTGTGAAGTCTCACCGGGCACAGTGACGCAACGAATAAAAACTGTACATTACAAGCTACAGACCCACAACCGGGCACATTTAGTAGCTGAGTTAATTAGGCTAAAAGTGGTTACCCCACTAATGATGGTATTAGCTGCGATTACTCTACCGGAAGTACCACTCCTGGCCCAAGACGACGACCCGAATCAACCGCGCCAGGTACGCATTACTCAACGACCTGTTCGACGGAATGATGACTTAACAACATTATATGTATAA
- a CDS encoding recombination-associated protein RdgC gives MASIKEATIYRLKVHSDMVVEKIMGGLQQYAFQPCGKTQELSHGFTPVADNDFVLMGDHLVLFRYKIEEKILPKTVIEHHAQKRIVEAEEKNGKPLSKQEKDQIKEAVRIELLPRAFSLYKTIDAYIDTQNGWLVVGSCNNTVLDYVLSAIRQVVSGFSSELMVTRDEPSAKMTAWIFQEALDFSAFWLGDSAKITNHDGGAINCRKEDLQNEEIIELCQSRQVKQLTLESMHYTFDITEHMQIKRLKIDDAYTESHINSDEEEDKLHYLRVNAFVTQQTISEIINTLIKAFGGLVEEKAPEEKAA, from the coding sequence ATGGCATCAATAAAGGAAGCAACAATTTATAGACTTAAAGTCCACTCAGATATGGTAGTGGAAAAAATAATGGGTGGGTTACAACAATATGCGTTTCAGCCTTGTGGTAAAACTCAGGAATTAAGCCATGGCTTTACGCCAGTTGCTGACAATGACTTTGTTTTAATGGGTGATCACTTGGTTTTATTCCGTTACAAAATCGAAGAAAAAATATTGCCTAAAACCGTGATTGAACATCATGCCCAAAAACGTATTGTAGAAGCCGAAGAAAAAAACGGTAAGCCCTTATCTAAGCAAGAAAAAGATCAAATAAAAGAGGCTGTCCGTATTGAATTACTCCCGCGTGCTTTTAGCCTTTATAAAACCATTGATGCTTATATTGATACACAAAACGGTTGGTTAGTGGTGGGTAGCTGTAATAATACAGTGCTTGATTATGTGTTGAGCGCTATTAGGCAAGTAGTGAGTGGTTTTTCTAGTGAGCTAATGGTGACAAGAGATGAACCTAGCGCCAAGATGACGGCTTGGATATTTCAAGAGGCTTTAGATTTTTCTGCATTTTGGTTAGGTGACAGTGCCAAAATAACCAACCATGATGGTGGTGCTATTAACTGTCGTAAAGAAGACTTACAAAACGAAGAAATAATCGAGCTTTGTCAATCACGTCAAGTCAAGCAATTAACGCTTGAAAGCATGCATTACACTTTTGATATCACTGAACACATGCAAATTAAACGACTCAAAATTGATGATGCTTACACCGAATCTCATATAAATTCAGACGAGGAAGAAGACAAACTTCATTACCTCCGGGTTAATGCTTTTGTCACTCAACAAACCATCAGTGAAATTATTAACACCTTAATTAAGGCGTTTGGTGGATTGGTTGAGGAAAAAGCACCTGAAGAGAAAGCGGCATGA
- a CDS encoding DUF7173 family protein yields the protein MHAIQQPQPVNMIDELANQWEFAKQQETEAIKSRRAIEDKLIELVGRKPEGTCSKSTHYFKLKTNAKVNRKVDVNKLADVAQSINPTLFNNLFRVKYEVNTTAFKELMKTDSKTYNVAAHAVISTPARTSVSVERVEQ from the coding sequence ATGCATGCAATCCAACAACCACAACCCGTTAATATGATCGATGAATTAGCTAATCAATGGGAGTTTGCTAAACAACAAGAAACAGAAGCGATAAAAAGTCGTCGTGCTATTGAAGATAAACTGATTGAATTAGTTGGCCGTAAACCTGAAGGTACTTGCAGTAAATCCACTCATTACTTCAAGCTAAAAACTAACGCTAAAGTTAATCGCAAAGTGGATGTCAATAAATTAGCTGATGTCGCGCAATCCATAAACCCCACCTTATTTAATAACCTGTTTCGGGTGAAATATGAGGTGAATACTACCGCTTTCAAGGAGTTAATGAAAACCGATAGTAAAACCTACAATGTAGCGGCTCATGCAGTGATTTCCACCCCTGCCAGAACCAGCGTCAGCGTCGAACGCGTGGAGCAATAA
- a CDS encoding ATP-binding protein — MAISLASISKTNGIKAPRILIYGTHGIGKTTFAAGAPNPIFLFTEDGAGQLELNSFPLLTSYFDVIQALAALYNEEHNFQTVVLDSLDHLEPLIWSHTAQQCNKDSIEDFGYGKGYMEALRYWREILGWLDALRNQKGMIYILTAHTHIKRFDSPETDSYDRYQIKLNDKASGLVQESVDCVLFCNYQVNINKADVGFGKEKARGISTGQRLIHTVEKPAYIAKNRFNLPEKMPLSWEAFTNALNPQPSV, encoded by the coding sequence ATGGCCATTTCATTAGCCAGCATATCAAAAACCAACGGGATTAAGGCCCCACGGATATTGATTTATGGGACTCATGGTATTGGTAAAACTACCTTTGCTGCTGGTGCGCCTAATCCTATCTTTTTATTTACCGAAGATGGAGCCGGTCAATTAGAGCTAAATTCCTTTCCATTGCTCACAAGCTATTTTGATGTAATACAGGCGTTAGCAGCTTTATACAATGAGGAACATAATTTTCAGACCGTGGTGCTTGATTCACTGGATCATTTAGAACCCTTAATTTGGTCGCATACGGCTCAGCAATGTAATAAAGACAGTATCGAAGACTTTGGCTATGGAAAAGGCTATATGGAAGCCTTACGTTATTGGCGTGAAATATTAGGTTGGCTGGATGCCTTACGTAATCAAAAAGGCATGATTTATATTTTAACCGCTCATACCCATATTAAACGCTTTGATAGCCCTGAAACTGATTCCTATGACCGCTACCAAATTAAGTTAAATGACAAGGCCAGTGGCTTGGTTCAAGAATCGGTGGACTGTGTCTTGTTCTGTAATTACCAAGTCAACATTAATAAAGCGGATGTCGGCTTTGGTAAAGAAAAAGCCCGAGGCATTTCTACTGGGCAACGGCTGATTCATACCGTCGAAAAACCCGCTTATATCGCTAAAAACCGTTTTAATTTACCCGAAAAAATGCCCCTTTCATGGGAGGCATTTACCAATGCACTTAACCCACAACCCTCTGTATAA
- a CDS encoding DUF669 domain-containing protein: MASFGFNTGEYDPNAGFEVLPAGDYIAMLVEADIKTNSKNTGQFINCKWLITEGEFANRNIFDAVNITHQNTMAEKLGRQRLSAIAHAIGIPDAQDTDQLLQKPCVLTLGIKKDKEYGDKNIIKHFAAYQFGMQQPASPGSYQQTAVPTMPPQGMQQQPPAQPQINQAPIQQPAAQPQQQPMNIGGPNGQPVFNTPSSEQAAKIAV; this comes from the coding sequence ATGGCAAGTTTTGGATTTAACACAGGTGAATACGATCCTAATGCCGGATTTGAGGTATTACCTGCAGGTGATTATATCGCAATGCTGGTAGAAGCTGATATTAAAACCAACTCCAAAAATACAGGCCAATTTATTAACTGTAAATGGCTGATTACTGAAGGCGAGTTTGCTAATCGTAATATTTTTGATGCAGTGAATATTACCCATCAAAATACCATGGCAGAAAAGCTAGGCCGTCAACGACTGTCGGCTATTGCCCATGCGATTGGTATTCCTGACGCGCAGGATACAGATCAGTTATTGCAGAAACCCTGTGTGTTAACTTTAGGGATAAAAAAAGATAAGGAGTATGGCGATAAAAATATTATTAAGCATTTTGCCGCTTATCAGTTTGGTATGCAACAACCGGCATCACCGGGCAGTTACCAACAAACGGCTGTGCCTACTATGCCGCCACAAGGGATGCAACAGCAGCCACCTGCACAACCACAAATAAACCAAGCGCCAATACAACAACCAGCGGCTCAGCCTCAACAACAACCCATGAATATTGGTGGTCCAAATGGTCAGCCGGTATTTAATACGCCATCGTCTGAGCAAGCAGCAAAAATAGCCGTTTAA
- a CDS encoding DEAD/DEAH box helicase has protein sequence MKLRPYQQEAIQALIEYFHRATGNPLICISTGGGKSVVIAAWCQLVLNQFPNQRILILSHVKEILEQNYSKLKTLAPEVDMGVYSASLKRKDTDTSVLFAGIQSVYSKAFDLGPFNLIIVDECHLINAAKDTTMYSQFFADATKMNPNIKVIGFSATPYRMKSGLLTQGDNALFDEIVYETDIQQLIDDGYLSPLVTKGGRQKIDLTGVRTQNGDYATKDMEKAVNKDDLTDKALAEIIELGADRKSWLIFGVSVNHCLEIEDKLKKRGITVGLVHGKTPIKHRSSLIRCFQEGSIRCLISQGVLTTGFDAPRTDLIALLRSTKSAGLYVQVLGRGLRISPETGKANCLVLDYGGNVERHGPIDQIKVRNAGKKKEPGEMPVKECPKCQLFIPCFASECPDCGYIFPPQAPHKATASNKAVLSAMQQAEWYPVEAVFYQLHSKAFSNNSVKVTYQCGTEFFDEWVCFEHTGFPKHRALTWWVQRVGYQPPCPNNCDSALEYLNNNKVKTPSAIQVKPEGKYKKIINYEFLPETIKEMAYGN, from the coding sequence ATGAAACTTCGACCTTATCAGCAGGAAGCGATTCAGGCATTAATTGAATACTTTCATCGTGCCACTGGGAACCCATTAATTTGTATCTCCACTGGTGGTGGTAAGTCGGTGGTGATAGCGGCTTGGTGTCAGTTGGTGTTAAACCAATTTCCTAACCAGCGAATTTTAATTCTTAGTCATGTAAAAGAAATCCTGGAGCAGAATTACAGCAAACTAAAAACCCTGGCCCCTGAAGTTGATATGGGAGTCTACTCAGCCAGTTTAAAACGTAAAGATACTGATACCAGTGTGTTATTTGCTGGTATTCAATCGGTGTATTCCAAAGCATTTGATTTAGGACCATTCAATTTAATTATTGTCGATGAATGCCACTTAATTAATGCCGCCAAAGACACCACCATGTACAGCCAGTTTTTTGCCGATGCAACAAAGATGAATCCCAATATTAAAGTCATTGGGTTCTCAGCGACACCGTATCGAATGAAATCTGGCTTGCTGACTCAAGGTGACAATGCCTTATTCGATGAGATTGTCTATGAAACTGATATTCAGCAATTAATTGATGATGGCTATTTATCTCCCTTGGTTACCAAAGGCGGACGACAGAAGATAGACCTTACAGGCGTACGGACCCAGAATGGCGACTATGCCACTAAGGATATGGAAAAGGCGGTTAATAAAGATGACTTAACTGATAAAGCCTTGGCTGAAATTATTGAGTTAGGCGCAGACCGAAAAAGCTGGTTGATCTTTGGGGTATCGGTTAATCACTGCTTGGAAATAGAAGACAAGTTAAAAAAACGAGGAATTACCGTGGGTCTAGTACACGGTAAAACCCCGATTAAGCATCGTTCTAGTTTGATCAGGTGTTTTCAAGAAGGCAGTATACGCTGCTTAATTAGTCAGGGTGTGCTTACCACCGGCTTTGATGCACCCAGAACCGACCTAATTGCGTTATTGCGCTCCACTAAGTCCGCTGGGCTTTATGTCCAGGTACTGGGTCGAGGTCTGAGAATATCCCCCGAAACCGGCAAGGCTAACTGCCTGGTATTGGATTATGGTGGCAATGTTGAACGCCATGGGCCAATTGATCAAATCAAAGTTAGGAATGCAGGCAAGAAAAAAGAGCCGGGCGAAATGCCTGTTAAGGAATGCCCTAAATGTCAGTTATTTATTCCATGTTTTGCATCAGAGTGCCCTGATTGTGGGTATATTTTTCCACCTCAAGCCCCTCACAAAGCGACAGCCAGCAATAAAGCCGTCTTATCTGCCATGCAGCAGGCCGAATGGTATCCAGTGGAAGCCGTGTTTTATCAACTGCATAGCAAGGCGTTTTCAAATAATTCGGTCAAAGTCACTTATCAATGTGGTACAGAGTTTTTTGATGAATGGGTTTGCTTTGAGCATACCGGTTTTCCGAAACATCGGGCATTAACCTGGTGGGTACAACGGGTCGGGTATCAACCACCCTGCCCGAATAATTGTGATAGTGCCTTAGAGTATTTAAATAATAATAAAGTCAAAACCCCTTCGGCTATTCAGGTTAAACCGGAAGGCAAATATAAAAAAATAATTAATTATGAGTTTCTACCCGAGACAATAAAGGAGATGGCTTATGGAAATTAA
- a CDS encoding carbon storage regulator — translation MLALTRKYGQSINIGNDIRISLGGFNRKSARIGVVMYKQLAIKEVPYELYQKLDDDITFFIRLIGGQVRFYFDAPREIKILRSELEARKKKVKPKNSLNVA, via the coding sequence ATGCTAGCACTCACGCGAAAATACGGACAATCCATAAATATTGGTAACGATATCAGAATTTCACTGGGTGGGTTTAATCGAAAATCGGCTCGGATCGGTGTCGTAATGTATAAACAATTAGCTATCAAAGAGGTACCTTACGAGCTTTATCAAAAATTAGATGATGACATTACGTTTTTTATTCGTCTTATTGGTGGTCAGGTGCGTTTCTATTTTGATGCACCGAGAGAGATTAAAATATTACGAAGTGAGCTGGAAGCAAGGAAGAAAAAAGTTAAGCCTAAAAATTCATTAAATGTTGCTTAA
- a CDS encoding excisionase has protein sequence MQLKWVKLNRYLELSGDTRDAFANKQKKGVFLRDREYRTCSDGRVWVNLEAVEKWAQKSEPRRH, from the coding sequence ATGCAACTTAAGTGGGTTAAGCTAAATAGATATTTAGAATTATCTGGTGATACACGGGATGCATTCGCCAATAAACAAAAGAAAGGTGTTTTTTTACGTGATCGTGAGTATCGAACCTGTAGTGATGGGCGAGTTTGGGTAAACCTTGAGGCAGTAGAAAAGTGGGCTCAAAAAAGTGAACCTAGGAGGCACTAG
- a CDS encoding Arm DNA-binding domain-containing protein, producing the protein MSSKLPVGISIRQNNRTESIQVAFSYRGVQCRETLRLKPNKANIKYAESLRSEIVSKINRGLFKYSEYFPESPKCKLFGEHTRENITVAELLNEYTADLSRTVEPSTELRYRRSIEGQLLPEFGDILATELTPKRIRQWIKSKDCKRKTIANHLIPLVKVLRLAVVDGIIAKSPMDSISLDDVVHKEARRSDYKIDPFTPTEIEILLKAMEGQVHNAYKFAFFTGVRTSELIGLTWNKVDLPRGKVLIDQAKVERQMKGTKTGEKGEREIVLFPPALQALTDQLTYTGEGEYVFHNPRTNQSWDDDQQIRKRAWMPAIKSTRLRYRNPYQTRHTFACLMIARNENLFWIASQMGHQGIEMINRHYGKFIEEAGAQSSYEPNHDWREFC; encoded by the coding sequence GTGAGTAGTAAATTGCCTGTGGGTATCAGTATTCGGCAAAATAACCGAACAGAGTCTATTCAAGTTGCCTTTTCTTATCGTGGTGTTCAGTGTCGTGAGACGCTTAGGCTTAAGCCAAATAAGGCCAATATTAAGTATGCTGAATCGCTGAGGTCAGAAATCGTTAGCAAAATAAATAGAGGTTTATTTAAGTACAGTGAATATTTTCCAGAGTCACCTAAATGTAAATTATTTGGTGAACACACTCGTGAAAATATCACTGTAGCTGAATTGCTTAATGAGTATACGGCTGATTTATCCCGTACAGTTGAACCCTCAACTGAGCTTCGTTACCGTCGCTCGATAGAAGGGCAACTACTGCCGGAGTTTGGTGATATATTAGCTACTGAGCTAACGCCTAAGCGTATTCGTCAGTGGATTAAGTCAAAGGACTGTAAACGCAAGACAATTGCTAACCATCTTATTCCTTTGGTTAAAGTGCTTCGGCTGGCTGTTGTAGATGGGATTATCGCTAAGTCACCTATGGATTCTATCTCGCTTGATGATGTGGTTCATAAAGAGGCTAGGAGAAGTGACTATAAAATTGATCCATTTACACCGACTGAAATTGAAATACTGTTAAAGGCCATGGAAGGGCAGGTACACAATGCATATAAATTTGCCTTTTTTACAGGTGTTCGTACTAGCGAGCTAATTGGTTTAACTTGGAATAAGGTGGATTTGCCTAGAGGAAAAGTGCTGATTGATCAAGCTAAAGTAGAAAGGCAGATGAAGGGCACCAAAACAGGTGAAAAAGGGGAGAGGGAGATAGTTTTATTTCCTCCAGCATTGCAAGCTCTTACAGATCAACTGACGTATACAGGGGAGGGTGAATACGTTTTCCATAACCCAAGGACTAATCAATCATGGGATGATGATCAGCAAATAAGAAAGCGGGCGTGGATGCCTGCAATTAAAAGTACAAGGCTACGGTATCGCAATCCCTATCAGACTAGACACACCTTTGCTTGCTTGATGATTGCCAGGAATGAAAATCTATTCTGGATTGCTAGCCAAATGGGGCATCAGGGTATTGAGATGATCAATAGACATTATGGCAAGTTTATTGAGGAAGCTGGAGCGCAAAGTTCTTATGAGCCTAATCATGATTGGAGAGAGTTTTGCTAA